GTCGGCGGCCGTGCTGGCGGCCTGTGTGGTCGTCTCGACGGCCGTCGTCGTCGCGTTGGTCGTGTTGTTCGCGTTGCCGGCGACGGGCTGTGTGCTCGGGCCCGGGGCGGGCGAGCCGGTCGGGCCGCGACCGCCGCCGAAGAAGGCGGCGAGGCCGTCGCCGAGGAACTCCTGGACGGCGGCGGCACCGATTGCGAGCAGCCCGAACGCGCCGAGGAGGCGGGAGAGCGCGGCCTTCAGGCCCGTCGAGTTCTCCTCGGAGCCGGCGAACACCACGAGTGGCTGGTTCGAGGGCGCGTACACCTTCATCTCGCGGCCCTTCGCCGAGTAGGCCGTGTCGACCACCTCGATGATGTCCGCGTCCTCGAGTTTCTCCAGGTGGTACTGTGTGTTCTGGAGGGAGGTGTCGACGGTGTCGGCGAGCTGTGACGGGGTCGCTGGCTCGTCGTGCAGTGCCGTCAGGAGTTTGCGAGCGGTCGACGACGATAACGCCCCGATGAGGTCGTCGGCGTCGTCACTGTCGAGGCCGATGACACGTGGTTCTGCGTCGTCAGCCGCCGACGTGTCCGGAGTGGAGGGCAACAGGTCGGCCATACAGTACGCCTAGTCATCGTTTGGCATGAAGGTTTGTATATGTTCCAGCAGGTCACCCGGCGAAACGCATAAACGGCGGGCTACAGAACCTTCGCGTATGCAGACACCGCTTCCGGCCCAGCTCGGCGGGCTCCTCGAGGACCCGTTCACCCTTCTCGTCGTCGGGTTCCTGCTCGCGCTCATCTTCTTCTTCTACCTGATGTTCCGCAAGACCATGCTCAGTTTCCGCGAGGGCATGGACAAGGGCTCGGGCAAGAAACGCTAGAACCGCCGCCTCTGCCCGATACTACGCGACGCGTGCTCTGACCGCGATACCGTCGGGATCGTCGAACCGGAGTTCGTCGCCGACGGTCTCGACCGACTGGTCCCGCGCCGCGAGCCGGTCGCGAAGCGCCGCCAGCGCGGCCTCGTCGGGGACGACGAGTTCGTACCAGGCCAGCCCGCGGTCCTCGCCCGCGGGCGCGCTTCGCCCGTTCCAGCTGTTCAGCCCGAGGTGGTGGTGGTACCCGCCGGCCGCGACGAATGCCGCGCCGTCGTAGCCGTCGTTCTCCAGCGCGAAGCCGACGCCGTCGACGTAGAAGTCGGTGGCGCGGGCGAGGTCTGCGACCTCCAGGTGGACGTGTCCCACGTCGGTCCCGGCCGGGACGCGGGCGGGCGTTTCGCTCCCCGACTCCCGGGCCCCCGCCAGGTCGTCGAGGTCAAGCGGCAGGGTCCGGATGTCGCGCTGGCCGTCGGCCGTCTCGGCCCACTCCTCGCGCGGCCTGTCGCGGTATATCTCGACGCCGTTGCCCTCCGGGTCGCGGAGGTACAGCGCCTCGCTGACGAGGTGGTCGGACGCGCCCGTCAGGGTGCCATGGTCCCGGACGCGCGCCAGTGCCCCGGCCAGCGCGGGGCGGTCGGGGACTCGGACCGCGAGGTGGAACAGCCCGGCCGCGTCGGCGGGTCGGGCGGGCGCGTCGGGGTCCTCGATGAGCACCACGAGTGCCGCGCCGTCGGCGGCCAGGAGGCGGGCCTCCCCGGCCTGGTCGTCCCGGTCGACGGCGAGGCCGACCACGTCGCGGTAGAACGGGACGGTCGCGTCGAGCGAGCCGACGCGCAGGGCGACCCGGTCGAGGTGGGTCCCGTCGGGCAGGCTGGCGGTCGTGTCCGCGGCGGTATCTGTCACACGAGTATCGACGGAACCGCGGTAGAAACAGGTTGCGGGCGGTGGTGCGCCGGGCGCACACGCTCTCTGCAGAGTCCGGAAGTCGGCTTACAGTACGGAGGCGACGCGGTCGACGGTCGTCTCCATGTCTTCGGCATCGACGTCCCAGTGGGTACAGAAGCGGACCGTCTCCTCGCCGAACTTCGAGCCGATCACGCCGGTCTCCTCGCAGGCCGTGAGGAACCCGTCGGCGTCGACGTCGGCCGCGCTGGTGTCCACCAGCACGATGTTCGTCTCGGGCTCCGGCACGGAGAGGCCCGGCAGCTCGTCGAGGCCGGCGGCGAGCGTTTTCGCGTTCTCGTGGTCCTCGGCGAGGCGCTCGACGTTCCCGAGGGCTTCGAGGCCGGGGCCGGCGACGACGCCGACCTGGCGCATGCCGCCGCCGAACAACTTCCGGTTCCGGCGGGCCGTCGCGATGAACGCCTCGGGGCCGGCGAGGATGGACCCGACCGGCGCGCCCAGCCCCTTCGAGAGGCAGAACATCACGGTGTCGACCGACTCGGTGACCTCGTGGACCGGCACGTCCAGCGCCACCGCGGCGTTGCACACCCGCGCCCCGTCGAGGTGCACTGGGATGTCGAGGTCGTGAGCGGCCTCGGCCGCGGCCGCGATCTTCTCGGGCTCGATGGCGACGCCGCCCTTCGAGTTGTGGGTGTTCTCGAGGCTCAGCAGGCCGGTGCCGGGCCGGTGGGCGTCCTCCTCGACGTAGCCCTCGCGGACCTGCTCCGGCGTGGGGATGCCGCGCTCGCCGCCGTCGAGGGTGCGGACCTGCAGCGAGGAGAGCTGGGCCAGCCCGCCGAGTTCCCACTTGTAGATGTGGCTCTCGCGCTCGACCAGAATCTCCTGGCCGCGCTCGGTGTGGGTGCGCGCCGCGAGCTGGTTGCCCATCGTGCCCGTCGGGACGTAGAGAGCGT
This window of the Haloarchaeobius amylolyticus genome carries:
- a CDS encoding VOC family protein codes for the protein MTDTAADTTASLPDGTHLDRVALRVGSLDATVPFYRDVVGLAVDRDDQAGEARLLAADGAALVVLIEDPDAPARPADAAGLFHLAVRVPDRPALAGALARVRDHGTLTGASDHLVSEALYLRDPEGNGVEIYRDRPREEWAETADGQRDIRTLPLDLDDLAGARESGSETPARVPAGTDVGHVHLEVADLARATDFYVDGVGFALENDGYDGAAFVAAGGYHHHLGLNSWNGRSAPAGEDRGLAWYELVVPDEAALAALRDRLAARDQSVETVGDELRFDDPDGIAVRARVA
- a CDS encoding threonine aldolase family protein, coding for MIDLRSDTVTKPDEAMREAAKTAEVGDDVYGEDPTVNELESRAADLVGKEDALYVPTGTMGNQLAARTHTERGQEILVERESHIYKWELGGLAQLSSLQVRTLDGGERGIPTPEQVREGYVEEDAHRPGTGLLSLENTHNSKGGVAIEPEKIAAAAEAAHDLDIPVHLDGARVCNAAVALDVPVHEVTESVDTVMFCLSKGLGAPVGSILAGPEAFIATARRNRKLFGGGMRQVGVVAGPGLEALGNVERLAEDHENAKTLAAGLDELPGLSVPEPETNIVLVDTSAADVDADGFLTACEETGVIGSKFGEETVRFCTHWDVDAEDMETTVDRVASVL
- a CDS encoding ArsR/SmtB family transcription factor; translated protein: MADLLPSTPDTSAADDAEPRVIGLDSDDADDLIGALSSSTARKLLTALHDEPATPSQLADTVDTSLQNTQYHLEKLEDADIIEVVDTAYSAKGREMKVYAPSNQPLVVFAGSEENSTGLKAALSRLLGAFGLLAIGAAAVQEFLGDGLAAFFGGGRGPTGSPAPGPSTQPVAGNANNTTNATTTAVETTTQAASTAADTAAAAVSPGLAFFLGGAIVLVAGFAYWYTENQ
- a CDS encoding DUF7859 family protein — its product is MQTPLPAQLGGLLEDPFTLLVVGFLLALIFFFYLMFRKTMLSFREGMDKGSGKKR